TCCCAGTTGAAGGCTAACGATGCGGAGGTTCCCTCCAGCACTCGCTCCTTACAGCCCTCCCGACCCAGCCCGGCCCAGCCCAGCCGAATTTGCTCTTGGGTCTTTAAGGGGCGGGAACTGCCCCTAACGCGCATGGCTGCGTCATTAACCTGCGCCTCTAGCCTGCGCCTCCACGTGGATTTGGTAGAGAAACCCCGGACTGGGATCATGGCAGCCGAGACTTGGAACGTGGCCGGAGCAGAGGCCCCGCCGCCCCAGAAGCGCTACTACCGGCAACGTGCTCACTCCAACCCCATGGCAGACCACACGCTGCGCTAGTGAGGAGtgggcagagggagagacaggaGGGAGGGATTCTCAAAGCAGCCGGGAGAGCAGTTGTGCTGCGACTGCTGGGAGGATTTGGGATAGACCCGGGAGGATCAGATGGGTGACGTCAGTTTTAGGGGTGGGACTGGGAGATTCGACCGAGAGTGGAGTTGGCAGGTTGGGAGTGGGCGTGGCGTTCGGGCCTAAGACTGGGAAGCGGTGCTAAGTTTGGGAAGAGAAATAAATTGTTACAGAGACTGAAGTGATAGAGGCAGATAGAGGCAGAATGTCGTTTccatcttttgcttttgtttgttggaTTTAATCAAAAGGCAAACATATACACAATCCTGCCCgcaccttctcttccctccccgcAGAGCACAAACACAAAGTAGGATCCCAGTGCATTAGGCAGCCAGTCTCGGGATAAGGGGAACTTGTGGCCCAGAAAGGGCAGCTACCCGGCCAGGGTCACATAAACCGCCAGAAGTGGAGTTGAGCAGGTCAGCGTTTATGGGCCTCATGATGGGCCTATGATTCACACTGGGAGTTAAGGGTGGTTTCCATTATCCCTCTTAGAGGCCACAGGGCCCAGTGTTACAGAATTTTTGAGAAACCCTCCTCCCATTTACCTCCCACcctcacccacacacacactttcacagTACCACTTCTGCAATAGTGTGACCAACCTTCTCATGCTTCTTATGTCTTCTTTCCAATAGCCCTGTGAAGCCAGAGGAGATGGACTGGTCTGAGCTATACCCAGAGTTCTTCGCTCCACTCACTCAAAATCAGAGCCACGATGACCCAaaggataagaaagaaaagagagctcAGGCCCAAGTGGAGTTTGCAGACATAGGCTGTGGCTATGGTGGCCTGTTAGGTAACACTTAGGTCCTCTTTCTGGGGTGAGAAGAGACCTAGTAGTTTCTGCTGCCTCAGCGGCTTTTGTGGGGGGTCATAATTGGCCTTTCCCCTTTCGTCCAGACATCTGCATGGATGACATGATGTCTGAAAGGCCTTTCCCCTTTCTGGTGACATCTGCATGGAGAGGCTCCACCTTCCCTCTACTCTGGGTCTGTGACCTTTGCCCTGGAGAGTGGAGGGGGCTGCCTTAAATGCTTCTTAAAACCTGTGTTGTCCTTTATGGTGTCAATCCCTACATGAGCCATTTCACCTGCCAGGTACCGGGTCAGTGAGCTGGTGAGCACAAGCATCAGAGATTAGCCATTGTGGCCAGTGATCCTGAACTGTCTTTCTCAGGGATTCTaccatctcccctcccctttaCCCCTCCCTCGCCAGATCTCATTCCTTCTGCCCCACTCTCCTGTTTTTTTGGGTTCCTCTTGTTTTGTCTGTATTGTCGCACCCATGCATGCCAAGCCACTCCCTATTTTTAGATCGTCCCAAACAGATAACATTCTGATAGAGAGGAAGAGCATGGTACATAGAGGCAGAAAACCTTGGTTTAAGGTCCAATTCTgcctggacacagtggctcacacctgtaatcccaacattttgggaggctgaggcaggtgaaccacttgaggccaggagttaaagaccagctattcaggaggctgaggcacaagaattgcatgaacttgagaggcagggattgcagtgagccaagattgtgccactgcactccagcctgggcgacagagcaagactccatctcaaataaataagttccagttctcagtttcctcatcttcacaATTTACCACAGTGTTATAAGGATGAAATAACACAATGTGTGAAAACACTGTGGAAACTCTATAGCAATGGCAAATATACATGTATTCTCAGCCCTCCCATTCTGGTCCTGGTGACAATTTTCATTTCTCCCACAGCCTCTTTAGCATCAAACTATCCATATATGTATCTCTGTCCTCTCTTGCCGTTCTGGACTTTGGTAGTTGCAGATTGAGGCTTCCTTTCCTGTGTTGACCCCTTTGCACTTCCTACAAGTATATGGTTGATGATTCCATTGCTATTTCTATGTCCAGTGGAACTGTCACCGCTGTTCCCAGATACATTGATTCTGGGTCTGGAGATCCGGGTGAAGGTCTCAGACTATGTACAAGACCGGATTCGGGCCCTACGCGCAGCTCCCAGAGGTGGCTTCCAGAACATCGCCTGTCTCCGCAGCAATGCCATGAAGCACCTTCCTAACTTCTTCTACAAGGGCCAGGTGGGGAGGGGCCCTGGTGGGTTAGGCTGGTAGGCAGGTGGGGGCATGGAGGCCAGGCTCTCTCAACCCTGTTGGTGCGTGTCTGTCTCACAGCTGACAAAGATGTTCTTCCTCTTCCCCGACCCACATTTCAAACGGACAAAGCACAAGTGGCGAATCATCAGTCCCACCCTGCTAGCAGAATATGCCTACGTGCTGAGAGTTGGGGTGAGTCGGGATGGGAGGGAGGATGGGGTGAGTAGCCTATCCAGGGGCCCTTCACTAAGAATTCAGTGGTGGTGCATTTAGGGACTCACACCACCACTCCCATCATCTGGCTGCTGCTGATGTTGCATGCAGCCTCCTGTCTAGGGTGATTTTGCCTATGCAGGGGCTGGTATATACCATAACCGATGTGCTGGAGCTACACGACTGGATGTGCACTCATTTTGAAGAGCACCCGCTGTTTGAGCGTGTGCCTCTGGAGGACCTGGTGAGTAGGGAATCTACAGGATATGGAGGCCCTTTCCAGAGTGGTTCTATATTTGAACTTAGCTCAGTGCCAGGAGGATGGGATGGGTGTCTAAGGGCCAGGGGCAGTCTGAACAGTGGGCACTTATTGGACCCTTCCTTCTCCCAGAGTGAAGACCCCATTGTGGGACATCTAGGCACCTCAACTGAGGAGGGGAAGAAAGTTCTACGTAATGGAGGGAAGAATTTCCCAGCCATCTTCCGAAGAATACAAGATCCAGTCCTCCAGGCAGTGACCCCCCAAACCAGCCTGCCTGGTCACTGACTGCTTACTCTACTTTAGCTGGACCTCGTCTCCCAGGGACTAGAGAAAAGAGCAGGAGTCCTGGGTCTTCCCAGTTGAGACTGCTGGAGCTGAGACACAGTACTCTCTCAAAGAAGGTGGGGAGCTGCCCAGGGCAGAACCCGCTGGTGTTCATGACTACCCCTGGCTCCTCTCACCTTGTCCCTCCACTGccaacagaaaacaaagcagCTGACTGAGATGGTCAAAGGACTTTGGACCATAGGGAATCTTTGGAACGCTATGGGGTCTTGCTCTCCCTTCTCCTTGTGAGATCTCTCCTCAGCTAGAATGAGGAATGTAGTCTATCTAAACTGCTTGCTAGGCTCAATTACCACTTCTGTTTGCTTTGTGGATCCTGGGataacatgtatatgtgtatacatgccCATTCtgccatttctcagaaaatgGTGGAGTATGTATCATATGCCTTCTGCTATCCTCCTGTCCTCTCCCTGTTTAAGACTCGAGCTGGGGAATCTAGTCCCTAAATGTTGTCTCTGGAGAGTCCTTGGGAAGGTGTGGGGGTGGAGACCCTCTCCTTTTTCATGTTGACCTTCAATTCCAGAACTTTAGATCTGACTGACTGGCACAGAGCCTGACAGGGTTGGAGTAGGGAATGAGGGAATAAGGAGCAGAGAGGTAAACTGTAAgagattcttttattttaattttttttagagacaggcccTCTGTctgttgactaggctggagtgcagtggcacagtcataactcactgcagccttgacctcccgggctcctgtaatccacctcagcctctcaagtagctgggactagaggcacgtgccaccatgcctggctaatttttgtattttttgtagagacagagtttcactatattgcccaggctggtctcagactcctgagcacaagcagtctgcccacctcagcctcccaaagtgttggaattatagtgatgaactgccatgcccagcctaatttttaaacttcttttgtagagacagtcttgctgtgttgctcaagctTGTCTCAACCTCCTAGCCTCatgccatcctcccgcctcagcctcccaaagtgctgggattataggcatgagccaccatgcctggctctgtgGAGGATTCCGAGGCTGAAAGTGGAAAGGGGCTGCTAACCAGGAAGCCCCCCAGAGGAGACCGAGTCAGCTGGGGAATTAGAACATCCACATCCATGTAGCTCCTCTAACAGCCCAGAGACAATCTTAGAACTTAACTAATGTACAAAAAGTTTCTTCATTTCTGCTTCTCAAGCCCCAAATTTCCATGTCTGGCAGGAGTGGGCTTGTACACCCAAGAGGCCCCCTTAtcctc
The Rhinopithecus roxellana isolate Shanxi Qingling chromosome 10, ASM756505v1, whole genome shotgun sequence DNA segment above includes these coding regions:
- the METTL1 gene encoding tRNA (guanine-N(7)-)-methyltransferase isoform X1 translates to MAASLTCASSLRLHVDLVEKPRTGIMAAETWNVAGAEAPPPQKRYYRQRAHSNPMADHTLRYPVKPEEMDWSELYPEFFAPLTQNQSHDDPKDKKEKRAQAQVEFADIGCGYGGLLVELSPLFPDTLILGLEIRVKVSDYVQDRIRALRAAPRGGFQNIACLRSNAMKHLPNFFYKGQLTKMFFLFPDPHFKRTKHKWRIISPTLLAEYAYVLRVGGLVYTITDVLELHDWMCTHFEEHPLFERVPLEDLSEDPIVGHLGTSTEEGKKVLRNGGKNFPAIFRRIQDPVLQAVTPQTSLPGH
- the METTL1 gene encoding tRNA (guanine-N(7)-)-methyltransferase isoform X2 produces the protein MAASLTCASSLRLHVDLVEKPRTGIMAAETWNVAGAEAPPPQKRYYRQRAHSNPMADHTLRYPVKPEEMDWSELYPEFFAPLTQNQSHDDPKDKKEKRAQAQVEFADIGCGYGGLLVELSPLFPDTLILGLEIRVKVSDYVQDRIRALRAAPRGGFQNIACLRSNAMKHLPNFFYKGQLTKMFFLFPDPHFKRTKHKWRIISPTLLAEYAYVLRVGSEDPIVGHLGTSTEEGKKVLRNGGKNFPAIFRRIQDPVLQAVTPQTSLPGH